The Podospora pseudocomata strain CBS 415.72m chromosome 1 map unlocalized CBS415.72m_1, whole genome shotgun sequence genome has a segment encoding these proteins:
- the SLU7 gene encoding mRNA splicing protein (COG:A; EggNog:ENOG503NWMQ; BUSCO:EOG09262NNS) — protein MPPPNRPEQQPPTTGANAAPTGSSDGHHAAGVARKEDNIYIPSYISKQPFYVSGLDDQDDSLQHQRRATAKDHEEAAQRALLDSKGRKAAPARTKWVKGSCENCGAMGHKKKDCLEKPRKVGAKFTGKDIQADDRNLKDVKLGYEAKRDVWAGYDPKQYKEVLDEYNMIEEARRKLVAETSNGEDRKSSEEENGGEDAYEKGFKYAEESDLGKDRTTKKSMRIREDTAKYLLNLDSDSAKYNPKKRALVDAGAIADKSAQVFAEEAFLRASGEAAEFEKAQRYAWEAQELKGDTSLHLQANPTAGAFARKKETEEREAKRRKKAELLASQYGEQPAVPEALKATITESETFVEYDEAGLVKGVPRKVGRSKYPEDVFINNHTSVWGSWWSDFRWGYACCHSFVKNSYCTGDTGRQIANEEWDK, from the coding sequence atgccaccaccaaaccgCCCAGAACAACAGCCCCCCACAACCGGCGCCAACGCCGCGCCCACGGGCTCTTCAGACGGCCACCACGCCGCCGGCGTCGCCCGAAAAGAAGACAACATCTACATCCCCTCCTACATCTCCAAGCAACCCTTCTACGTCTCCGGCCTCGACGACCAAGATGACTCCCTCCAGCATCAGCGCCGCGCAACAGCCAAAGACCACGAAGAAGCCGCCCAGCGCGCTCTCCTCGACTCCAAAGGCCGCAAAGCTGCACCGGCGCGAACCAAGTGGGTCAAAGGCTCCTGTGAAAACTGCGGTGCCATGGGccacaagaaaaaagactGTCTCGAAAAACCACGAAAGGTTGGCGCGAAGTTTACGGGGAAGGATATCCAAGCTGATGATCGAAATCTCAAAGATGTGAAGCTCGGGTACGAAGCAAAGCGCGATGTCTGGGCTGGGTACGACCCCAAGCAGTACAAGGAGGTGCTGGACGAGTACAACATGATTGAGGAGGCGcggaggaagctggtggCTGAGACCTCGAATGGCGAGGATAGGAAGTCGTCAGAGGAGGAAAACGGAGGGGAGGATGCATACGAAAAGGGATTCAAGTATGCGGAAGAGTCTGACTTGGGCAAGGACCggacgacgaagaagtcCATGCGCATAAGGGAGGACACGGCGAAGTACCTCCTCAATTTGGACTCTGACTCCGCGAAATACAACCCAAAAAAGCGCGCCTTGGTGGATGCCGGTGCGATAGCAGACAAGTCGGCCCAGGTCTTTGCGGAGGAGGCCTTCCTCCGCGCATCTGGCGAGGCGGCAGAGTTTGAGAAAGCTCAGAGGTATGCGTGGGAAGCGCAGGAATTGAAGGGCGATACTAGCTTGCACTTGCAGGCCAACCCAACTGCTGGTGCTTTTGCCCGAAAGAAGGAGACCGAGGAAAGGGAAGCtaagaggaggaagaaggcggaaTTGCTCGCCAGCCAGTACGGCGAGCAACCAGCTGTTCCAGAGGCTCTCAAGGCGACCATCACAGAGTCAGAGACCTTTGTGGAGTATGACGAGGCCGGTCTCGTCAAGGGAGTGCCAAGAAAGGTTGGCAGAAGCAAGTACCCCGAGGATgtcttcatcaacaatcACACCTCTGTCTGGGGCAGTTGGTGGTCAGACTTTCGATGGGGTTATGCTTGCTGCCACTCGTTTGTCAAGAACAGCTACTGCACAGGTGATACAGGAAGACAGATCGCCAACGAGGAATGGGATAAGTAA
- the RPS9B gene encoding ribosomal 40S subunit protein S9B (EggNog:ENOG503NU1W; COG:J), protein MAPRSYSKTAKVPRRPFEAARLDSELKLVGEYGLRNKREVWRVLLTLSKIRRAARELLTLDEKDPKRLFEGNALIRRLVRVGVLDESRMKLDYVLALKAEDFLERRLQTLVYKLGLAKSIHHARVLIRQRHIRVGKQIVNVPSFVVRLDSQKHIDFALTSPFGGGRPGRVRRKKAKAAEGGDGDAEEDEE, encoded by the exons ATGGCCCCTCGCTCGTACTCCAAGACCGCTAAGGTCCCCCGCCGTCCCTTCGAGGCCGCTCGTTT GGACTCCGAGTTGAAGCTCGTTGGCGAGTACGGTCTCCGCAACAAGCGTGAGGTGTGGCGCGTTCtgctcaccctctccaagaTTCGTCGTGCTGCCCG TGAGCTTCTCACCCTCGACGAGAAGGACCCCAAGCGTCTCTTCGAAGGCAATGCCCTCATTCGCCGCCTCGTCCGCGTCGGTGTGCTCGATGAGTCCCGTATGAAGCTCGATTACGTCCTGGCCCTCAAGGCTGAGGATTTCTTGGAGCGCCGCCTCCAGACTCTCGTCTACAAGCTCGGCCTCGCCAAGTCCATCCACCACGCTCGTGTCCTTATCCGCCAGCGCCACATCCGTGTCGGCAAGCAGATCGTCAACGTTCCTTCTTTCGTCGTCCGTCTCGACTCCCAGAAGCACATTGACTTCGctctcacctcccccttcggTGGTGGCCGCCCCGGCCGTGTCCGGagaaagaaggccaaggccgccgagggtggcgatggcgacgccgaggaggacgaggagtaA
- the RPL21A gene encoding 60S ribosomal protein L21A (COG:J; EggNog:ENOG503P285), with translation MGHPAGLRAGTRYAFSRNFREKGMIRLSTYLKQYKVGDIVDIKVNGAVQKGMAHKVYHGKTGVIYNVTKSAVGIIIYKKVKHRYIEKRLNVRIEHIQPSRSREGFLRRVKENAELKKKAKAEGKPVQLKRQPALPREARTISIKENKPETVAPVAYETTI, from the exons ATGGGTCACCCTGCTGGTCTCCGTGCTGGTACGAGATACGCCTTCTCCCGGAACTTCCGGGAGAAGGGTATGATCAGACTGTCGACATACCTTAAGCAGTACAA GGTTGGCGATATCGTCGACATCAAGGTCAACGGTGCCGTCCAGAAGGG TATGGCCCACAAGGTCTACCACGGCAAGACTGGCGTCATCTACAACGTCACCAAGTCCGCCgtcggcatcatcatctaCAAGAAGGTCAAGCACCGCTACATCGAGAAGCGCCTCAACGTCCGTATCGAGCACATCCAgccctcccgctcccgcgAGGGTTTCCTTCGCCGCGTGAAGGAGAAcgccgagctcaagaagaaggccaaggccgagggCAAGCCCGTTCAGCTCAAGAGACAACCCGCCCTTCCCCGCGAGGCGCGGACCATCTccatcaaggagaacaagCCCGAGACTGTCGCCCCTGTCGCCTACGAGACCACGATCTAA